Sequence from the Pradoshia eiseniae genome:
GGCGGACTTGGATGAACCCAAGCCGGGCATCCTCTTTAGCAAAGCGGAAATCACAGGCTGCAGCCAGCTCCATCCCACCGCCAACCGCCGCTCCATTAATGAAACAAAAAGACGGCTTAGGAAGAAAAGCAAGCTGGACTAAAACCTTAGACATCTTTAAGAGCATATACCGGGCCTCTTCATATGTATGCAGCCGATGAAATTCCCCTAAATCTCCGCCCGAACAAAAAGCCTCTTCACCACTGCCAGTCAAAATCAATGCTTTGATTGCCCTATCCTTACCTGCCAAGCTAATCGCCTCGGCTAATTGATCCATCATTTCGAAATTAACCGCATTGCGCACCTCAGGTCTGTGCAATGTCACGAATAAGCATTCTCCCAATCGTTCATACTTAATCACACTCAAAACTTCTCCCCCCATTGTCCTCTCGTCATATTCACAACAACAAAAAAACACAGGTCTCCCTGTGTTTTCTCGAGTTGATTATTTATTTACAACTTCTTTTCCTTTGTATGTTCCACATGCTTTACAGATACGGTGAGCCAATTTCATTTCACCGCAGTTTGGGCATTCAACCATACCAGGGACTTGAAGTTTGAAATGCGTACGACGCAATCTCTTTCTTGTTTTAGAAGTTCTTCTAAAAGGTACAGCCATGTTTTACACCTCCTTAAAAAACGATGGTTCTATGGAAGACTTATGTAGTCTTTCATTTGTCTTTGTCATGATCATCCTGTTTGTCAAAAAGCTGAGCTAACTTCGCAAGTCTTGGATCCACCTTTTTGACTTGCTGATCTTCAGAGATTACTTCCCAATCATCACCAGATTGCGGAGCCCCATTAGCAGGGTTATCTGTATCACAGAAAATCTGCATCGGAATTTCCGTCAGGATAATCTCTTTAATGACCGGTGTCAAATCCACTACATCACCTTCAGCTAAATGGAACTCACCGTCTTCATCCTCCATACCATCCAATCGATTGAACAGAAAAGTTTCTGTCGTTTGTACATCAATCGGAAAGGGGACATCAACTAAAGTTCTTGAGCAAGGCAATGTCAGTGTACCTGATATTTTCACATGAAAAGTTACACGGTTAGAGCCAAGATCAGCTTTGCCAAATACTCGTATTGGTGAAATACGGCGTATTTGCGGGTCAATCTTTGTTAACTCCGACATATCAGCCGTTTCATCAATTGTAAATCCATTATCGCGGAATTTTTGTAGTTGCGGAATTGTCCATTTCAAATCCTATCACCTCTAGGCAACAAAGGTAATTATAGCTTTGGTAAACTCATTTGTCAATGTTTTTTCTTTACAGCCATAAGTGATACCCTTATCCATATTTTAAGCGCTTGTCCTGTTATTTTACCCGAAGATGCGTGTTTTGAAAACAAGGGAATTTCCTAAAGTAATCCGACCGTTTGCAACCAAGCAACCCGTCATATACTATTAATACACAAAGAACACGTTAGGAGGTCCAACTTTGAAAGCTGCAGGACTAGTTGTCGAATACAATCCATTCCATAATGGCCATCAATATCACCTCGACCAATCACTTGCCCGCACGAAGGCTGACATAGCCGTTGGGGTCATGAGCGGGAATTTCCTCCAAAGAGGCGAGCCTGCCCTCGTAAATAAATGGGCGAGGACAAAGATGGCCTTAAAGGCAGGTGTAGACTTAATTGTTGAGCTGCCCTTCGTCCATGCCGTTCAGAAAGCCGAATACTTCTCTGAAGCAGCCATCCTATTGCTTGAGGAACTACAATGTGAGTGGGTATGCTTCGGAAGCGAGAAAGGTGAGATTGAGCCTTTCACGAATACATACGCCTTATTAGCTGAGCATGCTGACCTTATTGATCAGCAGGCAAAGACCTTCATGAATGCGGGGCATAGTTATCCTAAGGCAATGGCTCTTGCCTATGCAGAACTCAAAAAAAACTATCCAGATATGCTGACCCTAGACCAGCCCAATAATATACTCGGCTTCCATTATGTATCTGCCATCTTAAAAA
This genomic interval carries:
- the rpmF gene encoding 50S ribosomal protein L32 is translated as MAVPFRRTSKTRKRLRRTHFKLQVPGMVECPNCGEMKLAHRICKACGTYKGKEVVNK
- a CDS encoding YceD family protein — its product is MKWTIPQLQKFRDNGFTIDETADMSELTKIDPQIRRISPIRVFGKADLGSNRVTFHVKISGTLTLPCSRTLVDVPFPIDVQTTETFLFNRLDGMEDEDGEFHLAEGDVVDLTPVIKEIILTEIPMQIFCDTDNPANGAPQSGDDWEVISEDQQVKKVDPRLAKLAQLFDKQDDHDKDK
- a CDS encoding enoyl-CoA hydratase/isomerase family protein, with amino-acid sequence MIKYERLGECLFVTLHRPEVRNAVNFEMMDQLAEAISLAGKDRAIKALILTGSGEEAFCSGGDLGEFHRLHTYEEARYMLLKMSKVLVQLAFLPKPSFCFINGAAVGGGMELAAACDFRFAKEDARLGFIQVRQAITTGWGGGSLLLEKLDSQKALEWLMCGRFITVGEAVQSRFIQAAYKSVTKEEILEMVNPYIKNAPEAVMAYKEMLIRKWKSSGLPDRMELEVDRCAVLWEKPAHLEAVSRFLAK